The Juglans regia cultivar Chandler chromosome 2, Walnut 2.0, whole genome shotgun sequence genome includes a window with the following:
- the LOC108983760 gene encoding FHA domain-containing protein DDL-like isoform X1 encodes MGRNISNDSESPVRGQGSLHRRSPQRERSPTRQKSSHRISSPARDKHSGRAKSPKHVRSSSPTAHSPSPRTKRLRRAQDERETERARSPSPRKKPLRRAQAEREVEREIERELEKNNGRGSDRGRQRERSSGRETVSEQKEGRPGRHDNVIERETEREHEKNQGKGSDRGANRGRGSERETGSERKEKRSGRDDNETRREIYTEHEKNHGRGSDIGTHRERGSDREIGEERKGRRSGRDGNESKSSRSRHERSNSPLDRHHRSKHRSHSPPPAADTRARDEVANLRGSEDRNNENDSVAKMKAAEEALEAKETQKPSFELSGKLAAETNRVRGVTLLFTEPPDARKPNVRWRLYVFKAGEVLNEPLYIHRQSCYLFGRERRVADIPTDHPSCSKQHAVIQFRQVEKEEPDGTLSKQFFCFHHVRPYLMDLGSTNKTHINDNAIEPQRYYELFERDTIRFGNSSREYVLLHENSAE; translated from the exons ATGGGGCGAAATATATCCAATGATTCAGAATCTCCAGTCAGGGGTCAGGGTTCTCTTCATAGAAGGAGTCCTCAAAGAGAGAGATCACCCACTCGACAAAAGAGCTCCCACAGGATTAGTTCTCCGGCAAGAGATAAACATTCTGGTCGTGCTAAATCTCCAAAGCATGTGAGGTCAAGTTCTCCCACTGCTCACTCACCTTCTCCTCGTACAAAACGGTTGAGGAGAGCTCAAGATGAAAGGGAAACTGAGAGAGCTCGCTCGCCTTCTCCCCGGAAAAAGCCGTTGAGGAGAGCTCAAGCTGAAAGAGAGGTtgagagagaaattgagagagagctTGAAAAGAATAATGGCAGGGGAAGTGATAGGGGGAGACAGAGGGAAAGGAGTTCTGGGAGGGAAACTGTGAGTGAGCAGAAAGAGGGAAGGCCAGGGAGGCATGATAATGTGATTGAGAGAGAAACTGAGAGGGAGCATGAAAAGAACCAGGGAAAGGGGAGTGATAGGGGGGCAAATAGGGGAAGGGGTTCTGAGAGAGAAactggaagtgagagaaaagaaaaaaggtcaGGTAGGGATGATAATGAGACTAGGAGAGAAATTTATACAGAGCATGAAAAGAACCATGGCCGGGGTAGTGATATTGGGACACACAGAGAAAGGGGTTCTGATAGGGAAATTGGGGAAGAGAGAAAGGGGAGAAGGTCAGGTAGAGATGGTAATGAAAGCAAGTCTTCAAGATCAAGGCACGAGCGGTCTAATTCTCCTTTAGATCGTCATCACAGGAGCAAGCATAGATCTCATTCGCCTCCACCAGCTGCTGATACCAGAGCTCGTGACGAG GTGGCAAACTTAAGAGGCTCTGAAGACCG GAATAATGAGAATGATTCAGTAGCTAAGATGAAGGCTGCTGAGGAGGCTCTGGAAGCTAAGGAAACG CAAAAACCTTCATTTGAACTATCTGGAAAGCTTGCTGCAGAAACCAATAGAGTCAGAG GTGTGACACTCCTCTTCACTGAACCCCCTGATGCTCGAAAGCCGAATGTAAGATGGCGACTTTATGTCTTCAAGGCTGGTGAAGTGCTAAATG AGCCCCTTTATATACACCGTCAAAGTTGTTATCTTTTTGGGAGGGAACGTAGGGTTGCAGACATTCCGACAGACCACCCATCTTGTAGCAAGCAGCATGCTGTCATTCAATTCCG ACAAGTAGAAAAGGAAGAACCTGATGGTACATTATCAAAGCAA TTCTTTTGTTTCCACCATGTTAGGCCTTACTTAATGGACCTCGGAAGCacaaataaaactcatattaat GATAATGCCATTGAACCTCAACGTTATTACGAACTTTTTGAAAGAGACACCATCAGATTTGGTAATAGTAG
- the LOC108983135 gene encoding F-box protein At3g62230-like, translating into MDPIYGFSNSPRQNYLEAMAGNLDMFSRLTDEILLIIIFFLPFKEAARTCVLSKRWRHIWRETKNIDFDERFFVGVGESQERQETQRQIFIDFARQWMKNYKKTGIDKFRLSCLKPVNFREDVERCIAFAISHNVKVLDLDFSDPILWEEDGFSNHEALFDLPMNVYGHVVLESLKLFSCSFRVSDFMNLKALKHVSLGWLQLKVSFIESLLLNCPLLESLSLTKCWNLEHLRINGPNLRLRSLVIDKCNFLRDHWFDIEAPNLRFLKYSGVVGIFDIEINRNYMEEADLDFGLEFEVDEAVGNLLHKLLEQLYPIRVLTVCSYMLQVIPLGEEPLRMSFPLNLKHLILKAAMHENELYGIRFFLNSCPYLETLTIEIGPGRVFDDYTPPFELNPDRFWTQCPKFDCLGRNLKVVDIKGFTGTRHEVCLLCYLIFYGRVLECLNITIWKEGGANGGNVEVYRKRAQGLQSFKKGSPNLQISIY; encoded by the exons ATGGACCCAATTTATGGCTTTTCGAACAGCCCACGGCAAAACTATCTGGAAGCCATGGCCGGGAACTTGGACATGTTTTCAAGGTTGACCGACGAAATTCTcttgatcatcatttttttcttgcCGTTCAAAGAAGCCGCCAGAACTTGCGTTCTATCCAAGCGTTGGCGTCATATATGGCGGGAAACAAAGAACATAGACTTTGATGAGAGGTTCTTTGTCGGAGTTGGTGAATCCCAGGAAAGACAAGAAACTCAGAGACAGATTTTCATAGATTTTGCAAGACAATGGATGAAGAACTATAAAAAAACTGGCATAGATAAGTTTCGGCTCTCATGCTTGAAGCCCGTAAATTTCCGTGAGGATGTGGAGCGCTGCATTGCATTTGCCATTAGCCATAATGTGAAGGTGTTGGACCTTGATTTTTCGGATCCAATATTATGGGAAGAAGATGGCTTTAGCAATCATGAAGCTTTGTTTGATTTGCCCATGAATGTGTATGGACATGTTGTTCTGGAATCCCTGAAGTTGTTTTCTTGCAGTTTTCGGGTGTCTGACTTCATGAATCTCAAAGCACTGAAGCATGTATCTTTAGGTTGGCTTCAGTTGAAAGTGTCTTTTATTGAATCTTTGTTACTGAATTGTCCACTGCTGGAGAGTTTGAGCTTGACGAAATGTTGGAACTTAGAGCATCTGCGTATCAACGGACCAAATTTGCGGCTAAGAAGTCTAGTCATTGACAAATGCAATTTTCTTAGAGATCATTGGTTTGACATAGAAGCGCCGAATTTACGGTTCTTAAAATATTCAGGGGTGGTGGGAATTTTTGACATAGAGATAAACCGGAACTACATGGAAGAGGCAGATCTGGATTTTGGACTTGAGTTCGAAGTTGATGAAGCTGTCGGTAATCTTCTTCATAAACTCCTAGAACAACTTTACCCCATCAGGGTTTTGACCGTTTGCAGTTACATGCTTCAg GTTATTCCCCTTGGAGAAGAACCATTGCGTATGAGTTTTCCCTTGAACTTAAAGCACTTGATACTGAAAGCTGCTATGCACGAGAATGAATTATATGGAATCAGATTCTTCCTGAACAGTTGTCCTTATTTGGAGACTCTTACTATTGAAATAGGTCCTGGAAGAGTTTTTGAT GATTATACACCTCCATTTGAGTTGAACCCTGATAGATTCTGGACGCAGTGCCCCAAATTCGATTGCCTAGGTAGAAATCTTAAGGTGGTAGATATAAAAGGCTTCACAGGGACAAGACATGAAGTTTGCTTGCTTTGCTATCTAATCTTTTATGGGAGGGTCTTGGAATGCCTTAATATCACTATTTGGAAGGAAGGAGGAGCTAATGGTGGAAATGTGGAAGTATACCGAAAAAGAGCTCAAGGGTTGCAGAGTTTTAAAAAAGGCTCCCCAAATCTGCAGATATCAATCTATTGA
- the LOC108983812 gene encoding septum-promoting GTP-binding protein 1-like: MAKFVHEAARNMSQLCRKVVHINIRWSVLQRVSFIRQFFRFIWDRILVCSTGKASQYRRLSRRGSFPPPEAIEAGLGFDESSMSCGGYETDSDLVTLKISLLGDGQIGKTSFVIKYVGDEQEKSSLQMAGLNLMDKTLSVQGARISLNIWDVGGDPGSHDQVPIACKDAVAILFMFDLTSRSTLNSVIGWYSQARKWNQTAIPILIGTKFDDFVRLPPDLQWTIVTQARAYARAMKATLFFSSATHNINVNKIFKFVMAKLFNLPWKVERNLTIGEPIIDF, encoded by the exons ATGGCCAAGTTTGTTCACGAAGCAGCTAGAAATATGTCACAACTTTGCCGGAAAGTTGTTCACATCAACATCCGGTGGAGCGTACTCCAAAGGGTTTCGTTTATCCGGCAGTTCTTTCGATTCATCTGGGATAGGATTCTTGTCTGTTCCACGGGAAAGGCAAGCCAGTACCGGCGCTTGTCTCGCCGGGGTTCGTTTCCTCCGCCGGAGGCAATAGAGGCGGGTTTGGGATTCGATGAATCCTCCATGTCTTGTGGTGGGTATGAGACGGATTCAGATTTGGTGACCTTGAAGATCAGTCTGTTGGGTGATGGCCAGATTGGAAAAACAAGCTTTGTG ATAAAATACGTAGGAGATGAGCAGGAAAAGAGCAGCTTGCAGATGGCAGGATTAAATTTGATGGACAAGACTTTATCTGTTCAAGGTGCCCGGATTTCACTTAACATTTGGGATGTGGGAG GTGACCCCGGATCACACGACCAAGTTCCAATCGCTTGTAAAGATGCAGTAGCAATTTTGTTCATGTTCGATCTTACTAGTCGGAGTACACTAAATAG TGTTATCGGATGGTATAGTCAAGCAAGAAAGTGGAATCAG aCTGCAATTCCCATTCTAATAGGaacaaaatttgatgattttgttaGACTTCCTCCGGATTTGCAGTGGACAATCGTGACTCAG GCCAGGGCATATGCAAGGGCTATGAAGGCGACCCTTTTCTTCTCAAGTGCAACTCACAACATAAATGTGaataagattttcaaatttgtCATGGCCAAGCTCTTTAACTTGCCATGGAAGGTAGAGCGGAATCTGACCATTGGAGAGCCAATCATCGACTTCTAA
- the LOC108983760 gene encoding FHA domain-containing protein DDL-like isoform X2 → MGRNISNDSESPVRGQGSLHRRSPQRERSPTRQKSSHRISSPARDKHSGRAKSPKHVRSSSPTAHSPSPRTKRLRRAQDERETERARSPSPRKKPLRRAQAEREVEREIERELEKNNGRGSDRGRQRERSSGRETVSEQKEGRPGRHDNVIERETEREHEKNQGKGSDRGANRGRGSERETGSERKEKRSGRDDNETRREIYTEHEKNHGRGSDIGTHRERGSDREIGEERKGRRSGRDGNESKSSRSRHERSNSPLDRHHRSKHRSHSPPPAADTRARDEVANLRGSEDRNNENDSVAKMKAAEEALEAKETQKPSFELSGKLAAETNRVRGVTLLFTEPPDARKPNVRWRLYVFKAGEVLNEPLYIHRQSCYLFGRERRVADIPTDHPSCSKQHAVIQFRQVEKEEPDGTLSKQVRPYLMDLGSTNKTHINDNAIEPQRYYELFERDTIRFGNSSREYVLLHENSAE, encoded by the exons ATGGGGCGAAATATATCCAATGATTCAGAATCTCCAGTCAGGGGTCAGGGTTCTCTTCATAGAAGGAGTCCTCAAAGAGAGAGATCACCCACTCGACAAAAGAGCTCCCACAGGATTAGTTCTCCGGCAAGAGATAAACATTCTGGTCGTGCTAAATCTCCAAAGCATGTGAGGTCAAGTTCTCCCACTGCTCACTCACCTTCTCCTCGTACAAAACGGTTGAGGAGAGCTCAAGATGAAAGGGAAACTGAGAGAGCTCGCTCGCCTTCTCCCCGGAAAAAGCCGTTGAGGAGAGCTCAAGCTGAAAGAGAGGTtgagagagaaattgagagagagctTGAAAAGAATAATGGCAGGGGAAGTGATAGGGGGAGACAGAGGGAAAGGAGTTCTGGGAGGGAAACTGTGAGTGAGCAGAAAGAGGGAAGGCCAGGGAGGCATGATAATGTGATTGAGAGAGAAACTGAGAGGGAGCATGAAAAGAACCAGGGAAAGGGGAGTGATAGGGGGGCAAATAGGGGAAGGGGTTCTGAGAGAGAAactggaagtgagagaaaagaaaaaaggtcaGGTAGGGATGATAATGAGACTAGGAGAGAAATTTATACAGAGCATGAAAAGAACCATGGCCGGGGTAGTGATATTGGGACACACAGAGAAAGGGGTTCTGATAGGGAAATTGGGGAAGAGAGAAAGGGGAGAAGGTCAGGTAGAGATGGTAATGAAAGCAAGTCTTCAAGATCAAGGCACGAGCGGTCTAATTCTCCTTTAGATCGTCATCACAGGAGCAAGCATAGATCTCATTCGCCTCCACCAGCTGCTGATACCAGAGCTCGTGACGAG GTGGCAAACTTAAGAGGCTCTGAAGACCG GAATAATGAGAATGATTCAGTAGCTAAGATGAAGGCTGCTGAGGAGGCTCTGGAAGCTAAGGAAACG CAAAAACCTTCATTTGAACTATCTGGAAAGCTTGCTGCAGAAACCAATAGAGTCAGAG GTGTGACACTCCTCTTCACTGAACCCCCTGATGCTCGAAAGCCGAATGTAAGATGGCGACTTTATGTCTTCAAGGCTGGTGAAGTGCTAAATG AGCCCCTTTATATACACCGTCAAAGTTGTTATCTTTTTGGGAGGGAACGTAGGGTTGCAGACATTCCGACAGACCACCCATCTTGTAGCAAGCAGCATGCTGTCATTCAATTCCG ACAAGTAGAAAAGGAAGAACCTGATGGTACATTATCAAAGCAAGTAAG GCCTTACTTAATGGACCTCGGAAGCacaaataaaactcatattaat GATAATGCCATTGAACCTCAACGTTATTACGAACTTTTTGAAAGAGACACCATCAGATTTGGTAATAGTAG
- the LOC108983760 gene encoding FHA domain-containing protein DDL-like isoform X3, producing MGRNISNDSESPVRGQGSLHRRSPQRERSPTRQKSSHRISSPARDKHSGRAKSPKHVRSSSPTAHSPSPRTKRLRRAQDERETERARSPSPRKKPLRRAQAEREVEREIERELEKNNGRGSDRGRQRERSSGRETVSEQKEGRPGRHDNVIERETEREHEKNQGKGSDRGANRGRGSERETGSERKEKRSGRDDNETRREIYTEHEKNHGRGSDIGTHRERGSDREIGEERKGRRSGRDGNESKSSRSRHERSNSPLDRHHRSKHRSHSPPPAADTRARDEVANLRGSEDRNNENDSVAKMKAAEEALEAKETQKPSFELSGKLAAETNRVRGVTLLFTEPPDARKPNVRWRLYVFKAGEVLNEPLYIHRQSCYLFGRERRVADIPTDHPSCSKQHAVIQFRQVEKEEPDGTLSKQPRVCTTARELCRVTTRIWLLDVPPSGMWNMF from the exons ATGGGGCGAAATATATCCAATGATTCAGAATCTCCAGTCAGGGGTCAGGGTTCTCTTCATAGAAGGAGTCCTCAAAGAGAGAGATCACCCACTCGACAAAAGAGCTCCCACAGGATTAGTTCTCCGGCAAGAGATAAACATTCTGGTCGTGCTAAATCTCCAAAGCATGTGAGGTCAAGTTCTCCCACTGCTCACTCACCTTCTCCTCGTACAAAACGGTTGAGGAGAGCTCAAGATGAAAGGGAAACTGAGAGAGCTCGCTCGCCTTCTCCCCGGAAAAAGCCGTTGAGGAGAGCTCAAGCTGAAAGAGAGGTtgagagagaaattgagagagagctTGAAAAGAATAATGGCAGGGGAAGTGATAGGGGGAGACAGAGGGAAAGGAGTTCTGGGAGGGAAACTGTGAGTGAGCAGAAAGAGGGAAGGCCAGGGAGGCATGATAATGTGATTGAGAGAGAAACTGAGAGGGAGCATGAAAAGAACCAGGGAAAGGGGAGTGATAGGGGGGCAAATAGGGGAAGGGGTTCTGAGAGAGAAactggaagtgagagaaaagaaaaaaggtcaGGTAGGGATGATAATGAGACTAGGAGAGAAATTTATACAGAGCATGAAAAGAACCATGGCCGGGGTAGTGATATTGGGACACACAGAGAAAGGGGTTCTGATAGGGAAATTGGGGAAGAGAGAAAGGGGAGAAGGTCAGGTAGAGATGGTAATGAAAGCAAGTCTTCAAGATCAAGGCACGAGCGGTCTAATTCTCCTTTAGATCGTCATCACAGGAGCAAGCATAGATCTCATTCGCCTCCACCAGCTGCTGATACCAGAGCTCGTGACGAG GTGGCAAACTTAAGAGGCTCTGAAGACCG GAATAATGAGAATGATTCAGTAGCTAAGATGAAGGCTGCTGAGGAGGCTCTGGAAGCTAAGGAAACG CAAAAACCTTCATTTGAACTATCTGGAAAGCTTGCTGCAGAAACCAATAGAGTCAGAG GTGTGACACTCCTCTTCACTGAACCCCCTGATGCTCGAAAGCCGAATGTAAGATGGCGACTTTATGTCTTCAAGGCTGGTGAAGTGCTAAATG AGCCCCTTTATATACACCGTCAAAGTTGTTATCTTTTTGGGAGGGAACGTAGGGTTGCAGACATTCCGACAGACCACCCATCTTGTAGCAAGCAGCATGCTGTCATTCAATTCCG ACAAGTAGAAAAGGAAGAACCTGATGGTACATTATCAAAGCAA